The following nucleotide sequence is from Chaetodon auriga isolate fChaAug3 chromosome 19, fChaAug3.hap1, whole genome shotgun sequence.
GTCCCTGAAGCAGATTTCCATGTCAGCCTGTTCTGCCCTCAAGTGGTCGGTGTAACAGACCAGGTGGTCATCAATCAGCTCATCGGACACCTGAGACAGGTATAAACCACAAATATATTCTGTAAGTGTACTTTTGGGctatttttgtttattcattagGTGACATATGATTTATCATTGgtgaatttaatttaaattaattaaaataggTAAGAtaactttatttactttattgatcaccacactacatgcacatgctgtttttgttgaacacaacagcaacacacgACATGCACATGCCATGCTTTTGGTGAAATTGTTcctccgcatttgacccatcctggtaagtccttcctccgtggcagaccaggagcggtgggaCCAGTTCCTCTTTGTCACCGTTCGGTCAGGttgtgatcttcttgcatgtttttagtgattttttttttttgtggaggaTAACCCAGGTGaacttcaattcaattcaattcaattcaatattcctttatttagCCACAATTGTATCTATAATTACTATTATTACAACTACAAGAATAATAGGTTATTCATAGcaataatcataataatgaggaagataataataataataataataataataataatgcctTGGCCAGCTGTGGGACATGAGTGAACTGATGCCGGCCTACGCTCTGTCTGTACAGTTCCAGTTTGGCGAGCAAGCTGCGGATGATGGCCTTGGAGTGGACCAGAGTCACTGCAGTGCAGTTCCCCTGCAGCTTGAGAGTGATTCGTTCATTTTCTCAACAATGTCAGCCAGGTAGATGACATCGCAGCGGCAGGATAGCACCTTCTCCCAGAGAGATGCATTGGCATCCTTGAGAAAATCCAGGACTGTGTTGAATAGCTTGCAAAAACGAGCAAGACAGTTGCCCTTGGACAGCCAGTGCACCTCTATGCCGCCCACTGATCGATGCAAGGCTCCGGTTCCTTTTACAAATGTTTACTATGCCAACACTGTAGAACTAAATGTTCatatatacaaaataaaagacaacgTCAGTTAAATAACGTGGCTTAGCACCGTAGCTAATATggataaaaacacatcaaacactaaCCACTTTAGCCTGCTCTTCAACCAGCGGCAGAGTCATTCCCCAGTGGCAGTCTTCACGGTCAACGTTCTTAATCAGGAACCTCTCATAAACTTCATTCAGACAATTTGCAAAGCATGGAGTGATTAACAAAAAGGAGGGAGACGAACTGGCGGACATCACTGCTACAGGTGCTCCTTGGTCTCTGGTGAAGCTGGTGGAGCTAACAGAtgctacttcctgttttttcactaatttcaaaacaaagcatgtatttcaaaataaactcaaaatCGACTGCATTTACAACCTCAGTATGCAGCAACAGGGGCTCGAATGTCTCATTATTCTCCCCACATAGTCCTCTGAACAGCCGGTCATTCAATGGTTGGGCCTTGATTTTATTGTTGGCTTTGACTGCCACATTCAGGGACATGTGAAATGGAGGGCTGATGTTTTAGGCCACCAGGTTGTGCAACACACAGTGGACCATCAGGATGTGCCGTGCCCACGCCTTCAAGAGATTGGTGAAACCACGGTACCTGACTGTTACTGTTATAGAAACGCCCCCCATTTGCAGCAAAACGCCTTCCTCTCAGCTATTTTGCTCCTAGCGCCTCCCGACGTTCTCTGAATGCCCACTGGGGGGCAGTATTGCCCCCATTGAGAAACCCTGCAATAGGAGCATGAGatatatgtatttgtttattatttatgtacTGCTGGGTACCTTGTGAATTTCACCCAGGGGATCCTCGTAGCTTAAGATCAGAATTTATTCattgattatattttgttttattaatctGACTCTGCAAAGAAAGTTATAAATGTAGTAGAGTTAAACtctttgcctctgaaatgtactAGAACAGAAGCTGAAAGtagcagaaagtgaaaatactTGAGTGAAGTATAAATACTTTGAAATTCTGCTAAAGTACAGGATTATTATTAGTTTCTTTGCATcactgttttaaatgtattctGAGTTGTGGGAGCAGACCCCTTTTCTGCAAAATTAAGCACAGAAAAACTGATTAATGCTGTAAGTCCACACCCTCCAGAAAAAAAGTTATACTGAATGTTAGTGTAGTCAATGACACATTGTAATTAATGCACATTTTGCATTCATATTGATGGGACATTGCTGTAGATATAgtcgctgctgctgtctctcctgcttGAAACCAGGGTGACAGCTCGAATTTCTACCCAGAGCTACATGAACCACATGACCACACGCTGGCGAGATCAAACAAAGTTGTGGGTCTCTCTTTCAAAGATGctggccatgtgtgtgtgtttccacccTTGTATGGAAGCCCTTTTCCACcagacaatggaaaaaaaaaaaaaaaaagaaagaaatttgcaactgtttccaaaaaaatgggacactgtgaaatgtaaataatgtgATGATTCACAAAGCATGTATATGTATAATTTAGATGAGACAGTATATTAGACAGTAtattttactgtatatattacaattacaatttgtcatttagcaggcgcttttatccaaagtgatgtacatatgagattttcatacatcacaagcaagtTTCTAGACGAGaaagaacaacaagagtaagtaCCCTCgcgcaactttctggtccaactggacataggtgctatgATAGTTGACCGAGacgttttctttttctaaagatcgagAGAGGCACTGCAGaacaaatggagtttggtaactcgttccaccaccAAGGAACCACAGAACCACAGCAAGAGACTTGGGGCCttttggaggtggcagcaccaggcgctgttcctgggcagagcgtagtgagcgggggggagcataaacctgaatgagggagttcaggtaggctggagcggttttggtggcaattttgtaggcAAGCATCAAGGATTTATACTTGATGcaggcagcaactgggagccagtggagcaGGCATGGACAGGCCATCAGGCGTACCAGGCAACGCGCCGACACACATTTTTGGGCT
It contains:
- the LOC143337715 gene encoding uncharacterized protein LOC143337715, giving the protein MSASSSPSFLLITPCFANCLNEVYERFLIKNVDREDCHWGMTLPLVEEQAKVVSDELIDDHLVCYTDHLRAEQADMEICFRDFQNLAVPNGVVEPFQADVMECTANIQEHLDLQSDKEAQATFHVSGWCVM